The Mauremys mutica isolate MM-2020 ecotype Southern chromosome 1, ASM2049712v1, whole genome shotgun sequence genome has a segment encoding these proteins:
- the RCBTB2 gene encoding RCC1 and BTB domain-containing protein 2 isoform X3, producing MEAESPVSHGVTGKQVIHTTFLSALKMLDVGKWPIFALCSQEELKLIRQACVFGSAGNEVLYATENDEVFVLGTNCSGCLGTGDIQSTIEPQKLDTLCGKKIACLSYGSGPHVVITTAEGEVYTWGHNAYSQLGNGTTNHGLVPCQVSTNLINKKVIEVACGSHHSMVLTSDGEVYAWGYNNSGQVGSGSTANQPIPRRVTSCLQNKIAVNIACGQMCSMAVVENGEVYVWGYNGNGQLGLGSSGNQPTPCRIAALQGIRVQRVACGYAHTLVLTDEGQLYAWGANSYGQLGTGNKSNQSYPAPVTVDKDRVIEIAACHSVHTSAAKTQGGHVYMWGQCRGQSVILPHLTHFACTDDVFACFATPAVTWRLLSVEPDDHLTVAQSLKKEFDNPDTADLKFLVDGKYIHVHKVLLKIRLLPLL from the exons CAGGTGATACATACTACTTTCTTATCAGCCCTGAAGATGTTGGATGTTGGAAAATGGCCAATTTTTGCTCTCTGCTCTCAAGAAGAACTGAAGTTAATTCGTCAAGCCTGTGTATTTGGCAGTGCTGGTAATGAAGTGTTGTATGCAACTGAAAATGATGAG GTGTTTGTGCTTGGCACCAACTGCAGTGGCTGTTTGGGAACAGGCGACATTCAGAGCACTATTGAACCACAGAAATTAGATACTTTATGTGGCAAAAAGATAGCCTGTCTGAGCTATGGAAGTGGTCCTCATGTTGTTATTACTACTGCAG AAGGAGAAGTGTACACATGGGGCCATAATGCTTATAGTCAACTGGGCAATGGTACAACAAATCATGGTTTAGTTCCCTGTCAAGTCTCTACTAACTTGATAAACAAGAAAGTAATTGAAGTCGCCTGTGGCTCTCACCATTCCATGGTGTTAACATCTGATGGAGAG GTGTATGCATGGGGCTATAATAATTCAGGACAGGTTGGATCTGGTTCAACAGCTAATCAGCCAATTCCTCGAAGAGTTACCAGCTGCCTACAAAATAAGATAGCTGTTAATATAGCTTGTGGACAGATGTGTTCAATGGCTGTTGTAGAAAATGGGGAG GTCTATGTCTGGGGTTACAATGGTAATGGCCAGCTTGGATTGGGCAGCAGTGGTAATCAGCCAACGCCTTGTAGAATAGCTGCTTTGCAAGGCATTCGTGTGCAGCGG GTTGCCTGTGGCTATGCACATACATTAGTGCTAACAGATGAAGGTCAGCTGTATGCATGGGGAGCCAATTCGTATGGTCAGTTAGGCACTGGCAATAAAAGTAACCAGTCTTACCCTGCACCAGTTACTGTTGATAAGGACAG AGTTATAGAAATTGCAGCCTGCCATTCTGTTCACACTTCTGCTGCTAAAACCCAGGGTGGCCATGTGTATATGTGGGGTCAGTGCCGTGGCCAGTCTGTGATTCTTCCACACCTTACGCACTTTGCCTGCACAGATGATGTGTTTGCTTGTTTTGCTACTCCTGCTGTGACATGGCGTCTCCTATCAGTAG AACCTGATGACCACCTAACAGTAGCCCAATCACTGAAGAAGGAATTTGACAACCCTGACACTGCAGACTTGAAGTTTCTAGTGGATGGAAAATATATTCATGTTCATAAAGTCCTTCTCAAAATTAG